CCCCACCAATTTAGCAGCTCTGATGACTCTTGCAATTTCTTACATTAATGATGGTTATGACAATGCTGCTTATGCTACATTGGAAAGGTGGATCGAGACGAAATACCCTGATATTGCTTCCAGGGCACGCTCGAGTAATCCAGATTTGGATGGTGGTGATCGTATTGAGCAGAACAAGCGTGTCACAGAGCTTTTCATGAAGGCAGCACAATTATCACCAGATGTTGCTAGCATGGATGCTGACGTTCAAACTGGCTTAGGTGTATTGTTTTACTCAATGGAAGAGTTTGACAAGACTATCGACTGTTTCAAGGCCGCCATTGAGGTTGAGCCCGATAAGGCCTTGAACTGGAATCGACTGGGTGCTGCCTTAGCTAATTACAACAAACCGGAGGAGGCAGTAGAGGCATATTCCAGAGCATTGCAATTGAATCCTAACTTTGTTAGGGCTCGCTATAATCTTGGTGTTTCATTCATAAACATGGGCAGATATAAAGAGGCTGTTGAACACCTGTTGACTGGAATTAGTTTGCATGAGGTTGAAGGTGTTGATGCATCAGAAATGAGTAGTAATCAGGGCCTTCAGAATAATGCCCTTGTCGAGACCCTAAAGAGAGCATTTTTGGGTATGAATAGGAGAGACTTGGTTGATAAAGTATATCCAGGTATGGGATTGGCCCAATTCAGAAAAATGTTTGACTTTTAGATAGAATTCGAAACCCCACAATAAGTAGACCACATATATCCAACTTGATACTAGCTCCTTCTTTCCTCCCCTGAATTACTGTTAGCGAAGTCCGGCATCCAGATCACGTCGAGCATCTCACGAAACGTATTTTCAACATTGATCAACATTTCTCATATCTCTATCGCCATCTATTTTGGATTATAGTATCCATTGTAAATGTCTAGGCAAAGGTTCCAGCTTCCTTTGAGTAAAGAGGAGGGGTTGTACTCTGATCTGGatccaagttttgaattcaaGCCCTATAACGGTGAGAATTCCTACAACAACACCATCAGATGGCTATCAAGTAAAATACACAAATACAAGAAGCTGCTTATACTACTAGTATTCTTACTTTTAGTATCTACTTTTACTTCGGCCCCTTTAGTTCCCCATTTCCATTCAAACAAGGATCCGAGAGTCGTAATCATCTTGGCTGCTAATGAAGGGGGTGGtgtccaaaaatggaaaggTCCTCAGGAATGGTCAGTTGAAAGAAGTTCCATCgccaacaaaaaaaaatatgcTTCTAAACATGGTTATGGCCTAGCAATTAAAGACCTGACCTTAAAAAGACGGTATAGTCACGAGTGGAGAGAAGGTTGGCAAAAGGTAGATATTCTCAAACAAACCATGAGACAGTACCCAAATACGGAATGGTTTTGGTGGTTGGATTTACATACTCTGATAATGGATATGGACGTTGATTTAGAGGAATATTTGCTTAACTCTGTGGGAAGCAAAAGTTATCGAACCGTCACAAGCTTCAACCCCATTGGTATCGAAAATCATGTTCCATACACAGACACCAGTCAACCGGTTGATTTGATAGTTGCCCAAGATTGTGGAGGTTTCAATCTTGGATCATTTTTTGTTCGTCAATCTGAGTGGACAGAGGCTTTACTGGATGCTTGGTGGGACCCCGCTCTTTATGAACAAATGCATATGGCTTGGGAACACAAAGAGCAGGATGCTCTAGAAACTCTTTATGATCATCAAGGCTGGATTCGGTCTAGAACAGGTTTTATTCCCTTAAGATCCATCAATGCTTTTCCACCAGGAGCTTGTTCAGACCAAGCAGACAatccaaaatttttttACTGTGAAAGCGACAGGGACTTTGTGGTGAATATGGCTGGCTGTGAGTATGGAAGAGATTGCTGGAACGAGATGGAGTATTACAAAAAGTTAGCCAAACGGCATGAGGAGAGATGGTGGAAGTTTTGGTAATCATTTTCCACTTTGTTTATTAAATAGATAGACCATTTTATCATACTGTACTATTTCAGCCTTTTTTCGCATCCTGCGCAAGGCACACAGGGGATAGGCTAGGACCAGCCACCTTCCAGCACTCCCTACTCTAGTTTCTATTTACGCATCGCGCGCGCTTCTGGATGGTGGAAAGTCTTATTTATTTCGCTTCACCGTGATAAATATGGCTGACCAGCACTGGGTAAATGAACAAGAGACTTTTAACCCTAGTAACGGTAATAATCAAGATCAATATATCATGTCATATCTGAATATGAATGAGAATTTTACCGGGGAGGAAAGTGTGAATCCAATGTCCATTCTTGACCAGTCCAAGCAACGGCCCCAGCAATACACAGGTTCTAATGAGTCCAATAACCAGAACGAACTAGGTTTGACGGCGGATCCTTCtgtatttttcaatcaGCCTTCTAATATGCAAAGTTCTAACTCTCCCATGGTATCGCAAGTCCAGAATCAGTCACCGTCATTTCAACAGTATTCTCAAGCACCAACTCCTGGTCAACTGCAACAGCAGTTTCAGGATATGTCTAATGGGGATTCCAAACAGGTTGTTGGAGATCCCAAACATCAATCTCAGATGCAAAACCAGTTAAGAAGACAATCGCCGTCTCTTTACCAAGCAAATTCTAATTCGTCCCAGCAGCAACAACTGtatcaaaaattccaaCAAGAACAGGGATTGAACTATAGAAGAAtgcaacaacaacaacaacaacaacagcaacagcaagcacaacttcaacaacaacagcagcagctacagcaacagcaaatGCAACAGGCTCAGGCGCGTGCTCAAGCACAGGCACAAGCACAGGC
This window of the Komagataella phaffii GS115 chromosome 2, complete sequence genome carries:
- a CDS encoding Subunit of a Golgi mannosyltransferase complex; this translates as MSRQRFQLPLSKEEGLYSDLDPSFEFKPYNGENSYNNTIRWLSSKIHKYKKLLILLVFLLLVSTFTSAPLVPHFHSNKDPRVVIILAANEGGGVQKWKGPQEWSVERSSIANKKKYASKHGYGLAIKDLTLKRRYSHEWREGWQKVDILKQTMRQYPNTEWFWWLDLHTLIMDMDVDLEEYLLNSVGSKSYRTVTSFNPIGIENHVPYTDTSQPVDLIVAQDCGGFNLGSFFVRQSEWTEALLDAWWDPALYEQMHMAWEHKEQDALETLYDHQGWIRSRTGFIPLRSINAFPPGACSDQADNPKFFYCESDRDFVVNMAGCEYGRDCWNEMEYYKKLAKRHEERWWKFW